In the genome of Haloprofundus halobius, the window AGTTCGTACTAATCATTTTGTTCGACGCAACTTTTCGTGGGTCGTCGACGGTCGAAAGACGGGCAGCGTCGCCGACGTTCCGGAGACGAGTTGCGTCGTCGAGTCTCGTATCGGTGCTGAGAGTGAATGATGGCTGTCCCCGCTCGGTGGATTCATCTGGTGCTTACCTGCAGCGTCTACAACCTTTACCGAAGTGTGAAATATTCGTGAAACCCAGCACCGAATACCGATTCTACAGAGCGTATCTCTGTTCTCAACGTTTGGCTTATGGTTGTCGATGATTCAGAAATTAGTCTACTGAGTACGGTATCGAAGTAGGACAGCCACCATCTCTTCACCATTCGAACCGAAGTACCAACGCGACCGCCCAGTAGGTTTCTCGAAATTTGAGACACGATGAGTTGGACGTCCCACTTATAGCTCCCCAAACACAATATTCTCTATTTCAGAACACATTGTCGCCAATTTCTACCGGGCATTACAGATCTAAGTCTGTAATTGCAGATGCGCAAAGAAGCCACAAGTACTGTGATATTGCCTGTTGCCCACCGCAGGTGTTCTGTAATAGAGAACACCAAAGACGATAGTCGAGGTCCAATTCACCGATATTTACTGCATCGGGGGCACGGTAGGAATTTCTTTGAGTCCGTGAAGGAGTTTCTGAAGAGTCTATGCTCTAAAGTAATTACAGTATTATTACAGTTTTGCACAGAATGTACTCTCACAGTTCGAACTGAGTTCCAATATTAGAAATTACAGGCATCGATGACGAGGAGACAAGGTGGTTCAAAACTCACTCACATCGGCGCCAGCCACGAGGTTGTTCTCAAACTTCAATCTTTGATCGGAACTCTTCTCGACCACTAACATCCAAATCGACGCGGAATACGCTACCTGCACCTCTCCCTTCTCTCTCGCGGCCCTCGATACAGGCAGTTGTCACGTATATGTCGTTATACGACTTTCCAGCGAACGTCACCGAAGAGACCTTTTTGGGGTCGAACTGCACTGTCTCTCGACGCGTTCCGTCGGGTGCGAATCGGACGAGGGAATTTCCGTTCCAGAACGCAGACCAGATGTGTCCCTCAGCGTCAACGGTCAGTCCGTCAGGTTTCCCATCGAAGTCAGAGGCTTCGAGGAATACTTCGGGGTCGGTAATCGAACCTGTGGCGCGGTCGTACTTATATCGGTAAATGTAACCTGATGACGAGGGCTTGTCGCCACCAGAGTCGGTAAAGTACATCTGAGACAAATCGGGGGAGAACCCCATTCCGTTGGGCAACCCACACTCTTCGCAAACGAGCTCGAACGACCCATCCCGGTTGAGACGGTACAGTTGTCCGGGTACCCCATTGTTAGTGTCTGGCATTACACCACAGAACACACGCCCCTCAGGATCAGCGATGACGTCATTGAATCGTTCGCTAAACTGATCCGGGTTTTGCTTGGCGATAGTTGTTATTCTGCCGTCCGAGGGGTCAAACTGTCTGACTGCTCCGAATTCCTGAAACAGCAAGAGTGCCCCATTCTCCTGAACGGTGAATCCACCGATACGTTCGTCGTCGTCATTGTAGACGAGTTCGTGTTCTTCTGTCCTTGGGTCGTACGCGTACAGTCGTCCTCTCGGGATGTCACTCCAGTATAGTAACTCTTCGTCAGGGTGCCAGAGTGGTCCTTCGCCCGTCTCGCATTCGAGGTCAACCACGAGTTGCGGATTGATCGGCATGGTGCGTCCATGATGCTCTTATCATTTAAGCGTAAGTGTCCCTTTACTACGTGAGAAGGGTTGAATCGATGTCGGGAGGTGCTTGACGTCGTCCGTGAACAGACGATTCATACAGTACTCATCGCAACGGTAGCCTCGATCATCGCGATGATGGGAGCAATATATATCCATCAGTACGTCGCGACTGGGTCTCCCCTCACCGCCGTGCTTGAAGTCCTCACACTCTACGTGACTGCATATCTGTCGCTCGTCATGCCAACGGCACTACTTGGGTTCTCGCGAGGGCACCCTGTGGGGTACGCACTAGGGACTGGCAACGAGTAATGCAACACCGTTCGACCGCCGATTTGACAGTTCCTCTTCTCCTCTCCAAGAAATATTGCAGTCTCAACACTCGGTAGACTACGATCTACTGTCCCCGCACGTCAAAATTTTTATTACAACCAACTGTCCCCATCTATCACAATATATTACATAATTAGTATTGCAATAAAGTTTGAATCAGGGACTTAAAAATGGCTTTAAAGTCAATCTCAGCCTTCTCGCCGAGACTGAGGCTGAACGCATCGGTGAATTTGTTAACAAGGAAATTAAGGAGTTGGTCCTCGTGGAATTCATCGTCTGCTTGGTGTGATTGTTTAGTCACATCTTCAGCAAGCAGACATCTCAACTAACCGGTCTTGTGGTATAAGATATTTTACAATACCGAGTATCACGTTCGAGTCCCGGGTAACATCAAGCCAATAGAGAACAAGTAGGAGTTCATAGCGTTCGACGAGGAGAACCTTCATCTCTTCCACCCCGACGGCGAGACGAATATCCTCGCCGATCCCCAACGGGGCGCCTAGCCCGTCGCCGACGACTGAACTGACGCGCCTTCTTCGGCAACCGCTGATTCGTGATGGCCACCTCGAAAACCGCTATGTCCGCGACGATTCCCCAAAGAGCGGTAGCTACCGGGTCACCCTGCCCGCATCCAGACCTGCATCGCCCCGGGGTCGCGGTTGTCCCACGAGTGGTAGGGAACGAGCGTGAGCGTCGTCGACTCGGTACGGGTTTCGTCGTCCGGGAGATACAGTAACCCCTCCCACTCATCGAGGGTCGGGACATCGGCGTCGGCCTCCAGGACGGTTACGCCGCCCAGCAAATCCTCGCGATGGGCGGCGTTGACGTCCCCGTCTGTGCAAACCGCGTACTGGTGGAGCGGACGGTCATTGTCGACCTCCTCGGCGCAGTAAACGAGCGGGCCGCGTTCAACGGCGACCCGCCCGGCGTCGCTCTCAACGGCCGGGTGGGCCGCGACCAGTTCGGGCTCCATCGCCAGATCGAGTTCGATCGTCTCGCCGTCCCACTCGCGATCGAGCCGAATGTATCTTGACCCGTCGTGGTCGACTTCTTCACCGTTGACCGCCACCGTCGCTTCAGTACACCATTCGGGGATCCGGAGGTTGACCGGGATGACGTCGTCAGCGTCAATCTCAAGAGTCACGTCTCCGTCCCAGGGGAGGGCGCTGGTCTGGTTAACATCAACGTCAACGCCGTGTACGCTCGTGGCAAGGGTGCCCCCGACATACTGGTTGACGTAGAGTTCGCCACCGCTCGTCGAGTAGCAGTACTGCCCCAACGACGCGAACAGGCGCGCGGCGTTAGGCGGACAGCACGCACAGGTGAACCAACCCTTCCGGTGATGGCCGCCCGCGCTGGCGAGCGGGTTAACATAGAAGAAGTGTTTCCCATCCAGCCCGATACCGGCCAGAAAACCGTTGTATAGCGTCCGCTCCATTAGGTCGGCGTACTTGGCCTCCTCGGTCAGTTCGAACATGCGCTGGTTCCAGAAGATACTGCCGATGGCGGCACAGGTCTCGGCGTAGGCAGACTCGTTCGGGAGGTCGTAGTCCTCCGTGAATCCCTCGTGTTCGTGCTCTGGGCCGATCCCACCTGTAATGTACATGCGCTTCTCCGTCATGTTCGCCCACAGCCGGTCGAGCGCTGCCTTGAGGTCGTCGTCGCCACGTTCGGCCACCAACTCAGTAACGGCGGCGTAGAGGTACATCGCACGGACGGAGTGGCCCTCTGTGGTTGACTGTTCCCTGACCGGCGCGTGCGCCTGTGCGTAGCTGCCGTCGTACTCACCCTCGTCGTCGAGAAAAACCGTTCTCGACCCCTCGTGGATCGAACCTTTCCAGTCGTCGGAGTCGAACTCTCCGCCAGCAATCTCGTCGAGGTGTTCGAGTTCCCAAGCGAGACGGTCGTCGTACCCGCGAAGGTTGATGAAGTACTCGGCAAGGTCAAGATACCGCTTTTCGCCGGTTACTCGGTAGAGCTTGATGAGCGCGAGTTCAATCTCCTCGTGGCCCGGAACCCCGTCTATCTCGTCTTCGAATACGTCGTCGATGTGGTCGGCGAACGCTGTCGCCACGTCCAGCAACGACGATTCCCCTGTTGCCTCGTGATGAGCGACTGCCGCCTCGATGAGATGGCCCGCGCAGTACAACTCGTGGAGCATGTGGAGGTTGGTCCACTTTCCGTCGGGTTCGACGAGCTGGAAGTACGTGTTAAGGTAGCCGCTTTCCTCCTGAGCGTCGGCTATAAGATCGATGACTTCGTTGACACGATCGCGCAGGTCGGGATCCTCTCTTTTCGCGAGTTCGTAGCTCGCTGCTTCGAGCCACTTGTAGGCGTCAGAATCCTGGAACCACATCCCTTGGAAGCCGCCTTCTTTCCCGTTAGCGGCCCGGTAGAAATTCTCCAGAGTCCTAGAGTCCTCAAGCTGTTCATACTGGTACTCGATGGTGACATCACGGTTGCGCTCCATCCACGGTGACCAGAACTCGTCGTCAATCTCAACGTTAGTGAGCGCTATCGAATGCGGGGCTCCGATCATGACAACATTGTAAT includes:
- a CDS encoding glycoside hydrolase family 127 protein, producing MIGAPHSIALTNVEIDDEFWSPWMERNRDVTIEYQYEQLEDSRTLENFYRAANGKEGGFQGMWFQDSDAYKWLEAASYELAKREDPDLRDRVNEVIDLIADAQEESGYLNTYFQLVEPDGKWTNLHMLHELYCAGHLIEAAVAHHEATGESSLLDVATAFADHIDDVFEDEIDGVPGHEEIELALIKLYRVTGEKRYLDLAEYFINLRGYDDRLAWELEHLDEIAGGEFDSDDWKGSIHEGSRTVFLDDEGEYDGSYAQAHAPVREQSTTEGHSVRAMYLYAAVTELVAERGDDDLKAALDRLWANMTEKRMYITGGIGPEHEHEGFTEDYDLPNESAYAETCAAIGSIFWNQRMFELTEEAKYADLMERTLYNGFLAGIGLDGKHFFYVNPLASAGGHHRKGWFTCACCPPNAARLFASLGQYCYSTSGGELYVNQYVGGTLATSVHGVDVDVNQTSALPWDGDVTLEIDADDVIPVNLRIPEWCTEATVAVNGEEVDHDGSRYIRLDREWDGETIELDLAMEPELVAAHPAVESDAGRVAVERGPLVYCAEEVDNDRPLHQYAVCTDGDVNAAHREDLLGGVTVLEADADVPTLDEWEGLLYLPDDETRTESTTLTLVPYHSWDNRDPGAMQVWMRAG
- a CDS encoding SMP-30/gluconolactonase/LRE family protein; protein product: MPINPQLVVDLECETGEGPLWHPDEELLYWSDIPRGRLYAYDPRTEEHELVYNDDDERIGGFTVQENGALLLFQEFGAVRQFDPSDGRITTIAKQNPDQFSERFNDVIADPEGRVFCGVMPDTNNGVPGQLYRLNRDGSFELVCEECGLPNGMGFSPDLSQMYFTDSGGDKPSSSGYIYRYKYDRATGSITDPEVFLEASDFDGKPDGLTVDAEGHIWSAFWNGNSLVRFAPDGTRRETVQFDPKKVSSVTFAGKSYNDIYVTTACIEGREREGRGAGSVFRVDLDVSGREEFRSKIEV